The following are encoded together in the Pseudodesulfovibrio indicus genome:
- a CDS encoding glycosyltransferase family 4 protein translates to MVEPPVRVLHVIKSLDLGGTEKVLQLFVANLDPTRFRASVYCPQDGPRARQIREAGVETHIGGDLASVLDRVRPRIAHVHRAGWPEPELLVPLKRARVPVVVETNVFGRFDPSPPATVIDRTLFVSRFCLDRFHQTTGIEPDPSRWSFLYNPVDTDFFARAARRDRDFSEPAAGRISRADPGKWSRLALEFLPLVMREFPDFRYRVIGGVPEAFDYVREHGLSDNVIFHDPVQTDAEIASFLDAVPVLAHANDTGESFGLVIAEAMACGLPVVTHPSQGLRDNAQLELVEHGVTGLVARNAEEYARALTHLFTHPEEARRMGLAGREKSARLYRAQTVTRQLESVYLELLQRKGIRS, encoded by the coding sequence ATGGTTGAACCCCCTGTCCGCGTACTCCACGTCATCAAGAGCCTCGACCTGGGCGGCACGGAAAAGGTGCTCCAGCTGTTCGTGGCCAATCTGGACCCGACCCGGTTCCGGGCCTCGGTCTACTGCCCCCAGGACGGCCCGCGCGCGCGGCAGATCCGAGAGGCGGGCGTGGAGACCCACATCGGCGGGGACCTGGCCTCGGTCCTCGACCGCGTCCGGCCCCGGATAGCGCACGTCCACCGCGCGGGCTGGCCCGAGCCGGAGCTGCTCGTGCCGCTCAAGCGCGCCCGCGTGCCCGTGGTGGTGGAGACCAACGTCTTCGGCCGGTTCGACCCCAGCCCCCCGGCTACGGTCATCGACCGGACCCTGTTCGTCTCCCGGTTCTGCCTGGACCGGTTCCACCAAACCACCGGCATAGAACCCGACCCGTCCCGCTGGTCGTTTCTCTACAACCCCGTGGACACCGACTTTTTCGCCCGCGCCGCGCGGCGCGACAGGGACTTCTCCGAGCCCGCCGCCGGACGCATCTCGCGGGCCGATCCCGGCAAGTGGTCCCGGCTGGCCCTGGAGTTCCTGCCCCTGGTGATGCGCGAATTCCCGGACTTCCGGTACCGCGTCATCGGCGGGGTGCCGGAGGCCTTCGACTACGTCCGGGAGCACGGGCTGTCGGACAACGTGATCTTCCACGATCCGGTGCAGACAGACGCGGAGATCGCCTCCTTCCTGGACGCGGTCCCGGTCCTGGCCCACGCAAACGACACCGGGGAATCGTTCGGCCTGGTCATCGCCGAGGCCATGGCCTGCGGACTGCCCGTGGTCACCCACCCCAGCCAGGGGTTGCGCGACAACGCCCAGCTGGAGCTGGTGGAGCATGGCGTAACCGGGCTCGTGGCCCGCAACGCCGAAGAGTACGCGCGGGCGCTGACCCACCTGTTCACCCACCCCGAGGAGGCCCGGCGAATGGGCCTTGCCGGACGGGAAAAGAGCGCGAGACTCTACCGCGCCCAAACCGTCACCCGGCAGCTTGAATCCGTCTACCTGGAACTCTTGCAGCGCAAAGGAATACGTTCATGA
- a CDS encoding glycosyl transferase family 2, with the protein MSNTLIREYTAAVLDFELHGAKPAAPAAGTDVAATAERSLRLVRKSGNPDLVLFGLGDGRLADALRDGLPHGVRLVACDTDPATARAFLRDRAGWNGEDDMALAAADTSPWALLYLLALSGVTPDKATLVLNPDLGDEDRTRYRGLQRLFSAAKPHQAINSSYLSHVGVQAPDLSVGAILSPDEPDLAGYFAQFPDWVREVVVVWDGETVPETEYPCAAPVRHFARPLDDFASQRNFMLDRCEGDWVLYLDGDERFSEDVWGLFTACMLVKRLEACWFPRLTLYPDANRFKAGYGLWPDLQLRLFRNRESVRFTRPVHERLTGVEGRTALALDAFILHHSRLNKTPEQLAAKLKRFDEAGGGITSHLLNDDYPTVRRALMPEPSFLMGSLQMLLLEENPA; encoded by the coding sequence ATGAGCAACACCCTGATCCGAGAATACACGGCCGCCGTCCTGGACTTCGAACTGCACGGCGCAAAACCCGCCGCTCCCGCCGCCGGGACCGACGTGGCCGCAACCGCCGAGCGCAGCCTGCGGCTGGTCCGCAAGAGCGGCAACCCCGATCTGGTCCTGTTCGGCCTGGGGGACGGTCGGCTGGCCGATGCCCTCAGGGACGGACTGCCCCACGGCGTCCGGCTGGTGGCCTGCGACACCGACCCGGCCACGGCCCGCGCCTTCCTCAGGGACCGCGCCGGCTGGAACGGCGAGGACGACATGGCGCTGGCGGCCGCCGACACCTCGCCCTGGGCGCTGCTCTACCTGCTGGCCCTGTCCGGCGTGACCCCGGACAAGGCCACCCTGGTCCTGAATCCCGACCTGGGCGATGAGGACCGGACCCGGTATCGCGGCCTGCAACGCCTTTTTTCCGCGGCCAAGCCGCACCAGGCCATCAACAGCTCGTACCTGAGCCACGTCGGGGTCCAGGCCCCGGACCTGTCCGTGGGCGCGATCCTCAGCCCCGACGAGCCCGACCTGGCCGGATATTTCGCCCAGTTCCCGGACTGGGTGCGCGAGGTGGTGGTCGTCTGGGACGGAGAAACCGTGCCGGAGACCGAGTACCCCTGCGCGGCCCCGGTGCGCCACTTCGCCCGCCCGCTGGACGACTTCGCCTCCCAGCGCAACTTCATGCTCGACCGCTGCGAGGGCGACTGGGTCCTGTACCTGGACGGCGACGAGCGGTTCAGCGAGGATGTCTGGGGGCTGTTCACGGCCTGCATGCTGGTCAAGCGGCTGGAGGCGTGCTGGTTCCCGCGCCTGACCCTGTACCCGGACGCGAACCGGTTCAAGGCGGGCTACGGGCTGTGGCCCGACCTGCAACTGCGGCTGTTCCGCAACCGCGAGTCCGTGCGCTTCACCCGGCCCGTGCACGAGCGGCTGACCGGCGTGGAGGGGCGCACGGCCCTGGCCCTGGACGCCTTCATCCTGCACCATAGCCGGCTGAACAAGACCCCGGAACAGCTGGCCGCCAAGCTGAAACGGTTCGACGAGGCGGGCGGCGGGATCACGAGTCACCTGCTCAACGACGACTACCCCACGGTGCGCCGCGCCCTGATGCCGGAGCCGTCCTTTCTCATGGGTTCGCTCCAAATGCTCCTGCTGGAGGAAAACCCGGCCTGA
- a CDS encoding YIP1 family protein: MQIICPECRFAREVDESKIPARSQVATCPKCQTKFKFRDLPEPDFIIDEPAPEAAPEPVGAPKPAAEPTPEVKSAPAPEPVTERESPAPAPSEAEAESPADPVLRKLRRGVEPRQGSLMETDDADDTEEITEKTDRAFPGLPDADNDSGDALWQRLHTMTPPEKPRNVYRDEPEPGQDSEQQPVPGWTGEFNEDFPDPMQGEFAEEEDETASASMQVPPPFEQLDRYGFFRGLFLTIKLVLLSPRLFFSVMPVGNGLSKPLTFAILVAMIQSVAQYAWTAVGLMPGIDVTSPDMVAAAPTTADDLFMLLLRPAAVAFEIFFFAGLFHLMLMPLQSAKKGFEGTFRAVAYAYAPIIIGILPLPLVELVIGNLGLSVLWFLALTAVGLKYIHETSSIRTAGVVVLTVLLLMAVVASMVTAQIATV; encoded by the coding sequence ATGCAGATAATTTGTCCCGAGTGCAGGTTCGCCCGAGAGGTGGACGAGTCCAAGATCCCCGCCCGCTCCCAGGTGGCGACCTGCCCCAAGTGCCAGACCAAATTCAAGTTTCGCGACCTGCCGGAGCCGGATTTCATCATCGATGAACCCGCGCCCGAGGCCGCGCCCGAACCCGTGGGCGCCCCCAAGCCCGCAGCCGAGCCGACTCCCGAGGTCAAATCGGCTCCCGCGCCCGAACCCGTGACCGAACGGGAATCCCCTGCGCCCGCGCCCAGCGAGGCCGAGGCGGAGAGCCCGGCCGACCCGGTGCTGCGCAAGCTCCGCCGGGGCGTCGAGCCGCGCCAGGGATCGCTCATGGAGACCGACGACGCGGACGACACCGAGGAAATCACGGAAAAGACCGATCGCGCCTTCCCCGGACTGCCCGACGCGGACAACGACTCCGGCGACGCCCTGTGGCAGCGGCTGCACACCATGACGCCCCCGGAAAAGCCCCGCAACGTCTACCGCGACGAGCCGGAACCCGGGCAGGACAGCGAACAGCAGCCCGTTCCCGGCTGGACCGGCGAGTTCAACGAGGACTTCCCCGATCCCATGCAGGGCGAGTTCGCGGAAGAAGAGGACGAGACGGCCTCCGCCTCCATGCAGGTTCCGCCGCCCTTCGAGCAGCTCGACCGCTACGGCTTCTTCCGGGGCCTGTTCCTGACCATCAAGCTGGTCCTCCTGTCGCCGCGCCTGTTCTTCTCGGTCATGCCCGTGGGCAACGGATTGTCCAAGCCCCTGACCTTCGCCATCCTGGTGGCCATGATCCAGTCCGTGGCCCAGTACGCCTGGACCGCCGTAGGACTCATGCCGGGCATCGACGTAACCAGCCCGGACATGGTCGCGGCCGCGCCGACCACGGCGGACGACCTGTTCATGCTCCTGCTGCGCCCCGCCGCCGTGGCCTTCGAGATATTCTTCTTCGCCGGGCTGTTCCACCTGATGCTCATGCCCCTGCAATCGGCGAAAAAGGGCTTCGAGGGCACCTTCCGGGCCGTGGCCTATGCCTATGCGCCGATCATCATCGGCATCCTGCCCCTGCCCCTGGTGGAGCTGGTCATCGGCAACCTCGGCCTGAGCGTGCTCTGGTTTCTGGCCCTGACCGCCGTCGGGCTGAAGTACATCCACGAGACCTCCTCCATCCGCACCGCCGGGGTGGTGGTCCTGACCGTCCTGCTGCTCATGGCCGTGGTCGCCTCCATGGTCACGGCGCAGATCGCCACCGTTTAG
- a CDS encoding OmpA family protein — protein MKKIIFSALLLMLTACSHVDLSLTDQIKVYTDAPVRKSALQVSLHPKGRQISPLTAYFHPFVIQQENRDHAALSSSFSGIFFNAWTEERLFTTMELESGSGYQGLSSAMNTARRRGADLLIIGKVPYFYDGHTLDDSAVTLEVDIYAAGSGELLWTMLQSGRIEKRDPDDYVYFVHETRMNDAPFNRIIRAIAKDMAIPLKAWLPDPEARYQYATTPEEVKQGLLPAPDGAGTDGSDLPPEPGATQGTGAAPAPGASGTPAAPAAGEDGATRPQISGVDLDILFDFDKAVIQQQSYPLLDALGESLSSPQLRGREIVIGGHTDAAGDAQYNLDLSRRRADAVKTYLVDRWKADPALIKTVGYGKTRPLTAGTTDGDQQRNRRVEIRLAPPANQ, from the coding sequence ATGAAAAAAATCATATTTTCAGCACTGTTGCTAATGCTGACCGCGTGCTCCCACGTGGACCTCTCCCTGACCGATCAGATCAAGGTCTATACGGACGCGCCCGTCAGGAAATCGGCGCTCCAGGTCTCCCTGCACCCCAAGGGCAGGCAGATCAGCCCCCTGACGGCCTACTTCCATCCCTTCGTCATCCAGCAGGAGAACCGTGACCACGCGGCCCTGTCCTCCTCCTTCTCCGGGATATTCTTCAACGCCTGGACCGAGGAGCGGCTCTTCACCACCATGGAGCTGGAGTCCGGCTCGGGCTACCAGGGGCTGTCCTCGGCCATGAACACGGCCCGCAGGCGGGGCGCGGACCTGCTGATCATCGGCAAGGTCCCCTACTTCTATGACGGGCACACCCTGGACGACTCCGCCGTGACCCTTGAGGTGGACATCTACGCAGCGGGCAGCGGGGAGCTGCTCTGGACCATGCTCCAGTCCGGGCGCATCGAGAAACGCGACCCCGACGACTACGTCTACTTCGTGCACGAGACGCGCATGAACGACGCCCCGTTCAACAGGATCATCCGCGCCATAGCCAAGGACATGGCCATCCCGCTCAAGGCGTGGCTGCCCGACCCGGAGGCGCGCTACCAGTACGCCACCACCCCGGAAGAGGTGAAGCAGGGGCTGCTCCCCGCCCCGGACGGAGCCGGGACCGACGGCAGCGACCTTCCGCCCGAACCGGGCGCAACGCAGGGAACCGGCGCGGCTCCCGCGCCCGGCGCAAGCGGAACGCCCGCCGCACCCGCAGCGGGCGAGGACGGCGCGACCCGGCCGCAGATATCCGGCGTGGACCTCGACATCCTCTTCGACTTCGACAAGGCGGTCATCCAGCAGCAGTCCTATCCCCTGCTCGACGCCCTGGGCGAGAGCCTGAGCTCCCCGCAGCTCAGGGGCCGGGAGATCGTCATCGGCGGCCACACGGACGCGGCAGGGGACGCGCAGTACAACCTGGACCTCTCCCGCCGCCGGGCCGACGCGGTCAAAACCTACCTGGTGGACCGCTGGAAGGCGGACCCCGCCCTGATAAAAACCGTGGGCTACGGCAAGACCCGACCACTGACCGCGGGCACGACCGACGGCGACCAGCAGCGCAACCGGCGCGTGGAGATCAGGCTCGCGCCCCCGGCCAACCAATGA